The genomic stretch TCAATAAGGGCCGACTGGTGGCTGAGGGCACGCCGGCCCAGCTCAAGCGGACCATCGGCACCGACGTCGTCGTCGTCTCCGTCGCCGGGGACCCAGCCACCGCGGCGCGGGCGCTGGAGTCTCTGGAGCTGGTGGAACGTATTGAGACCAACGGCCCCTCGCTGACCTTGAGCGTCTCCGACGGCCCCTCGTCCATCAGCCCGATTGCGGTCGCGCTGGCCCAGGCTCCCGATGTCGAGGTCATCGAGCTCTCACTGCGCCGACCCTCGCTCGATGACGTCTTCCTCTCCGTGACCGGTGAGCACATCTCCGACCCCAGCGCGTTCATGGCCAGCGCCTCCGCCCCGCAGAGCACCAAGGAGCTGCAGTGACCTCCTCCACGACGACGACCGCGCCGGCCCGGATCGAACCCAAGAGCGCCGGGTTCCTGCGCGATCTCACCTCCGTCGCGCACCGGGCCTTGCGCGCGATTCCGAGGGACCCCGCCGCGGTCATCCCGGCGCTGATCATCCCGCTGTTCTTCTTCGTGGTGAACATCGGAGCCCTGGAATCGGTAGCCGAGGGCATCGGGGTGGCTGACTTCCGGGCCTTCCAGCTGCCGGTGGCGATCGTCTTCGCGGTCACCGGCGTGTCCCGGGCCAGCGATCTGGTCAACGACATCAGCAGCGGCTACTTCGACCGGCTGCTGCTGACACCGATGAGCCGCTCGGCACTGCTGCTGGGGCTCATGGTCGCCGACCTGGTCCTGGTGATGGCGCTGTGCGTGCCGGTGCTGATCCTCGGCTTCCTGGTCGGGGTCGAGTTCGCCACGGGACTCACCGGCGCCCTGGCCTTCGTGCTCATCGGCGGGCTCTGGGGCCTGGCCTTCACCGGTTTCCCCTACGCCATCGCGCTGCGCACCGGAAGCCCCGCTGCGGTGAACTCCTCGTTCCTGCTGTTCTTCCCCTTCGCCTTCCTGACCACGTCCTTCCTCCCGCTGGAGGCACTGACCGGGTGGCTGGCCGCGATCGCGGACTACAACCCGATCACCTATCTGCTCGCCACGCTGCGCTCCCTGCTCTCCGAGGGCTGGATCTGGGCGGATCTCTGGCCCGGGCTGCTGGCGATCGCGATCGTCGGGACGCTGAGCTTCACGCTGGCCTTCGGGGCGCTTCGCGGTCGCGTCTCCCGGGGCTGAGCCCTGCGCCCCCCCTCCCCCACTCGCGTTTTACCGGCGGCTCCGTGGTTCACCGGCGCTGCCGAGAGCCCGGTAGACCACATAACCTCCGGTAAAACGCTCGGTTAGGCTGGTCTGCATGGCCGAGTCTCCGCTGACCACCAACGCACCTCCGGAACCCGCCGGCGCCCGGGCTGACCCGAGCGGTGTGCGGCTGCGGACCCAGGTGCCGCTGCGCTGGGGTGATATGGACGCCTACGGGCATATCAACAACGTCGAGGTGCTGCGCCTGCTCGAAGAGGCCCGAATCCGGGCCTTCGGGGCCCCGGCGCATACCGGCAGCCCCGTCGGGGAACCCTTGGCTCCGCTGTTCAACGAGCTGCCCCGCCACGCCCAGGCGCTGGTGATCGAACATCGGGTGCGCTACCTCGCGAGCCTCGAGTACCGCGATGTCCCGGCGCAGATCGATGTCTGGGTGACCCAGCTCAAGGGCGCCGGTCTGACCCTGGCATACGAGATCCGCGACGGCGTGGACGGAACCCGCTGCGTGATCGCCGAGACGCAGCTGGCCTTCTTCGACACCGAGGCCCACCGACTGCTGCGGCTGAGCACCCAGCAGCGCGAACAGGCGGCGGCGCACCAGGGTCAGTCTCCCTTCCGCGGGGCCTGACCCGAGGCGACCGGGCTCCGGCTCCGAGGCGCAGATCCTGTGCGCAGGGACCACGTTCCACGACGGTTTGCCCAATCGTGACCTGAGCCTGACCACGGAAATCCCAGATCAGATGGCAATGCCTGGTTACGATCTACCCCATGCTTCCCCGCGAACACCTTCCCCCTCGCGGCTCGGCAGGCACGCCCCCTCGACGCAAGCACGCGTTCCGAGTCCTGGGGCTTGCGACTGCCGCGCTGCTGATGACCGCGTGCAGCCCTGCCGTCTTCCATCCCGCCCCGGTGGGCAGCGGCGAGTCCCACGCTGCGCCCGCCTTCGCGACGAACAACGGCCAGGCCATACCAGCTGAGCGGGAACAGGGTGCGGCAGAACAGGACACCGGTGGACCCGGCGAGGACGACGCCGTCGCGCCCCTGCCTGCCCTGGCGGCGGAGGTGCGCAGCGTCCGGGAGACCCAGCGTGAGGCGGTGGCCGAAGGCGCCTCCGCGCTGGAAGCCGCCCACCAGGAACATCTGGCGCAGCTCGCCGCCGAAGAGGAACGACTCGAGCGGGAGCATGCCGAGGCGGAGGCCGAGCTCGATCGGCAGCGCCTTGAAGACCAGGCCGCCGAGGAAGCGGCCCAGGCCGAGGAGGAAGCAGCCGCAGAGCGCGAGGAGGATTCCGAAGCCGAAGCGCCCACCGAGGACACCCCCGCCCCGGACGCCCCGGTCGCTGAGGAGCCGGCTCCGCAGGAGCCCGAGCAGACGCGGCCCGAGACCCCCTCGGACGCTCCCGTCTTCGCC from Nesterenkonia sandarakina encodes the following:
- a CDS encoding ABC transporter permease; protein product: MTSSTTTTAPARIEPKSAGFLRDLTSVAHRALRAIPRDPAAVIPALIIPLFFFVVNIGALESVAEGIGVADFRAFQLPVAIVFAVTGVSRASDLVNDISSGYFDRLLLTPMSRSALLLGLMVADLVLVMALCVPVLILGFLVGVEFATGLTGALAFVLIGGLWGLAFTGFPYAIALRTGSPAAVNSSFLLFFPFAFLTTSFLPLEALTGWLAAIADYNPITYLLATLRSLLSEGWIWADLWPGLLAIAIVGTLSFTLAFGALRGRVSRG
- a CDS encoding acyl-CoA thioesterase, with product MAESPLTTNAPPEPAGARADPSGVRLRTQVPLRWGDMDAYGHINNVEVLRLLEEARIRAFGAPAHTGSPVGEPLAPLFNELPRHAQALVIEHRVRYLASLEYRDVPAQIDVWVTQLKGAGLTLAYEIRDGVDGTRCVIAETQLAFFDTEAHRLLRLSTQQREQAAAHQGQSPFRGA